Within Coriobacteriia bacterium, the genomic segment CCAATACGGCAGCGTGCTTCCCCAGATAAAAACCGTTCGTCTTGAAGAGAACATTGCCGAAAAAATCGCTCGCCTTAACCGTACCACCACCGCCCGTGACATGTATGACCTGGCATGGATTGCGAATACGCCCGCAATTTCGAAATCACTCGACCTTGCTCTGATTCGTCGCCTTGCCGTGCTCAAGATATGGGTGGATACGAATGGTATGCACGCAGGTTCGATGGCTTGGAGCCCAGGTCACGAAGGATCAACGTTTGACGCAGAACATTGGTTGCGCGTTCGAGACAAGAACGAATTCGACCTTGAAGACATCGGTGCGCTGACGGTTCCGGCGCCATCTACAAGCGAGCTTTGCGATACCGTCCGTTTTGGCTTCGCGTTTCTTGCCGATATGGATAGCGATGAGCAAACGCTTGCTGAATCCAACGAACGAGACCGCTCGCTGGCAATACGGCTGCTGCAAAATCTTCCCGATGACCGACTGGCGAATATCGGATTGTACTGATCTTCTTATGAGTTACTGCGATTATTCTTCTTGTTCCAGATGGCTTGCAGGGACTCCGTGCTACTGGATGCTAAGAGGTGCAAACGGATACTAAAACCATATAGGAGGTGGACGTCACTCCCACTCAATCGTTCCGGGAGGCTTGCTGGTGATGTCGTAGGCCACGCGGTTAACACCGGCGACCTCGTTGATCAGACGGTTGCTCATCTTGGCGAGCAGCTCGTGGGGCAGCCTCGCCCAGTCCGCCGTCATGGCATCTGCCGATGACACGGCGCGGATGATGATGGGGCGCGCATATGTGCGCTCGTCGCCCATGACTCCGACCGACCGGATGTCGGGCAGCACCGCGAAGTATTGCCACACGCTACGCTCGGTATCCCATGCGCCGATTTCCTCGCGCACGATAGCATCGGCGTTGCGCAAAATCTCAAGTTTTTCTTCGGTGATGTCGCCGATGATACGCACGGCCAATCCCGGTCCGGGGAACGGCTGGCGGTGCACGATATGGTCGGGCAGACCGAGCTCGCTACCCACGGCGCGGACCTCGTCTTTGAAGAGCGCTTTGAGCGGCTCGATCAAATCGAAATGGACGCCGTCGGGAAACGGGATCAGGTTATGGTGGCTCTTGATTTTAGCCGCGGTCTTCGAGCCGGACTCGATGACATCGGGATAGAGCGTTCCTTGGGCGAGCCACTTCACGCCATCGAGTTTGGTCGCCTCGTCGAAAAAGACTTTCCAGAACTCCTCGCCGATTATGCGGCGCTTGAGCTCGGGCTCGGTCACGCCGGCCAGCAGCGAAAGATAGCGATCCTTGGCATCGACATGCACGAGATCGACTTTGAACTGCTTCTCGAACACCTCGACGACATCGGCCGCCTCGTTTTTACGCAGCATGCCATGATCCACGAACACGCAGGTCAGCTGGTCGCCGATGGCGCGATGGAGCAGCGCCGCAACCACCGAGCTGTCCACGCCGCCGGAAAGACCACAGATGACGCGCGCATCGCCCACCTGCTCGCGAACGCGCGCGATGGTTTCGTCGATGACACTAACCATAGTCCACGTCGGCGGAATCTGCGCGATATCGTGGAGGAAATTCTCGATGATGCGCTGCCCGAACGCGGTATGCGCCACCTCGGGATGGAACTGCGTTGCGAACAGCCCGCGCTGCGCGCACTCCATGACGGCCACGTGCGTCGTGTCGGTCGAACCGGTGATGGTGAAACCTTGCGGCACGGTACCCACCGAGTCGCGGTGGCTCATCCACACCTGACTTGTGGCAGGCACTCCGGCCAAAAGCCGGCTACCGCTTGCCGCAGGTGCCAGCTCAAGCTCGGCGAACCCGTACTCACCGATGTCGGTATGCGGAATCGTTCCACCCAGACCGCGCGCCATCTCTTGAATGCCGTAACAAAAACCGAGCACGGGAATCCCGAGCTCGAAAATCTTCTCATCCATGTGGGGAGCGCCCTCGGCGTATACGCTGGCCGGGCCGCCCGACAAAATGAGCGCCGCGGGTTTGCGCGCGGCAACCTCGGCGGCGGTTATATCGCTCGCGACGATTTCCGAGTAGACACGCGCCTCACGCACGCGACGTGCGATAAGCTGGGCGTATTGGGCCCCGAAATCGAGCACGAGTACGGTGGGCTGGTCTCCATGATAATCAATGGTGTTCGTCAAGTTGCTTACCGTTCTTCTCGAAAGCCGATGGAGCCCGTTTATTTAGTCGGCCAGCACTAAGATAACCGAGCATCCGCGTGGAATCGACGTTCCGGCGGCAGGTGCTTGGAATACGACCGTGCCGTAGGCACTCGGCGAATTCTGCTCGTACAGATACTTGATATTGAGCCCCCGACCATTAAGCGTCGAACGTGCGCTTCTCCACTGTTTGCCGATGAGATTCGGCACGGTTTGAGCGGAACTGTACGAAGCACTGGTTGCGATGTTGGGGAATGCGAATTTTTCGCCCTCCGTGCGTCCGAGATAGGTTTGATCGGACAAAACGAGGCCGGACTTCGGCTTGGCCGATGTCCCTTGAAGCGCGGCGGAATCACACACATAGACAGATGAAACCACATAGCCTTTTTTCTTCAGGCTCGCCTTCGCGATATCCTCATCGATGCCCACGATACCTCCGGAGGAAGACGACGTCGATCCCGATGAATAGGTCGCGAGTCGAGCCGCCACGTCCGCCTCGGATTCAACAGAAGTGCCCGAGCTTCCGATACTCGCGGAACTTCCCGCTTTCGAGGAAGCCGAATCGGCGAAATTTCCGTTTGAACCCGCGACTTCGAGATAACCGTTTTCATAGACGCCATCAGTCACTTTGACCACATCGATGCGCTTTGTCGATGAAACGCCCGGGGTCGTCTCCTGCGGCGCAGTG encodes:
- the guaA gene encoding glutamine-hydrolyzing GMP synthase, with the translated sequence MDYHGDQPTVLVLDFGAQYAQLIARRVREARVYSEIVASDITAAEVAARKPAALILSGGPASVYAEGAPHMDEKIFELGIPVLGFCYGIQEMARGLGGTIPHTDIGEYGFAELELAPAASGSRLLAGVPATSQVWMSHRDSVGTVPQGFTITGSTDTTHVAVMECAQRGLFATQFHPEVAHTAFGQRIIENFLHDIAQIPPTWTMVSVIDETIARVREQVGDARVICGLSGGVDSSVVAALLHRAIGDQLTCVFVDHGMLRKNEAADVVEVFEKQFKVDLVHVDAKDRYLSLLAGVTEPELKRRIIGEEFWKVFFDEATKLDGVKWLAQGTLYPDVIESGSKTAAKIKSHHNLIPFPDGVHFDLIEPLKALFKDEVRAVGSELGLPDHIVHRQPFPGPGLAVRIIGDITEEKLEILRNADAIVREEIGAWDTERSVWQYFAVLPDIRSVGVMGDERTYARPIIIRAVSSADAMTADWARLPHELLAKMSNRLINEVAGVNRVAYDITSKPPGTIEWE
- a CDS encoding nucleotidyl transferase AbiEii/AbiGii toxin family protein, with product QYGSVLPQIKTVRLEENIAEKIARLNRTTTARDMYDLAWIANTPAISKSLDLALIRRLAVLKIWVDTNGMHAGSMAWSPGHEGSTFDAEHWLRVRDKNEFDLEDIGALTVPAPSTSELCDTVRFGFAFLADMDSDEQTLAESNERDRSLAIRLLQNLPDDRLANIGLY
- a CDS encoding PASTA domain-containing protein, whose protein sequence is MSDDSNWGKMKMGLDETENETIEVASGGDISEEELRELAQPKLRENKILFALVTALAVVALLCLLGFIYYLTHHVTAPQETTPGVSSTKRIDVVKVTDGVYENGYLEVAGSNGNFADSASSKAGSSASIGSSGTSVESEADVAARLATYSSGSTSSSSGGIVGIDEDIAKASLKKKGYVVSSVYVCDSAALQGTSAKPKSGLVLSDQTYLGRTEGEKFAFPNIATSASYSSAQTVPNLIGKQWRSARSTLNGRGLNIKYLYEQNSPSAYGTVVFQAPAAGTSIPRGCSVILVLAD